One window of Leopardus geoffroyi isolate Oge1 chromosome B3, O.geoffroyi_Oge1_pat1.0, whole genome shotgun sequence genomic DNA carries:
- the NYNRIN gene encoding protein NYNRIN, whose protein sequence is MLLSGGDPPAQEWFMVQTKSKPRVQRQRLQVQRIFRVKLNAFQSRPDTPYFWLQLEGPKENMSKAKEYLKGLCSPELWKEVRYPQALHCAFLGAQGLFLDCLCWSTLAYLVPGPPGSLMVGGLTESFIMTQNWLEELVGRLRWGPAALLTPRGIWEAEVTRAFGALVWIRGDQYAGDLLQLPPAVQELLLSLVRDAAGKEDIIEWLGRIGTSESCSDPEVLICPPHHQKEGPAMVSVGDGPGPFLEVGTLQNRSPEHSKRLTGLGATRALVSGTPGQNTQQETTSQLVRVDSNSQGSTNSAREEGPAQATSSQDSANHTQAPSQQRQVQRVEDKRPFQPPVSALSMCPPWKAWTPGPAFGPLWPGAIAATFWRINELHSLHLAWLLSQACFSFPFWQRPLGPIQFKLPGQNPLPLNLEWKQKELVPLPSMESPDCRPDGGPGGDATLQNCPRPETPQKVMSLLVVSGGSGVKDKTSPGLPQIGPPLTSAPQMQAGSEPGDQGSVQWDCKGPEEGPSVLPTGQGVPTAQGGSVAQEGLTGQSAPDAQTVPETLEVPVAAAVPTAQTPPTDQGLPAVPKVPTAEMMLAVPTEPAALKVPSVPTKPAAQGGPAAQKAAAGQPASAAQIVPATPKTATAQKTPAAKTPPAAKTPKAQTGPAAKTGSMAPKGPMAPKAPAASKASRGPKTPAAQKTPTDPGPSLDAAKLLSEVQPSSRGNASLPKGHGESRRQGPQSSSTLTSGSQHQPQMEGLLGAWEGAPRQPPRHPQANSTVTSFQRYHEALNTPFELNLSGEPGNQGLRRVVIDGSSVAMVHGLQHFFSCRGIAMAVQYFWNRGHREVTVFVPTWQLKKNRRVRESHFLTKLHSLKMLSITPSQLENGKKITTYDYRFMVKLAEETDGIIVTNEQLHILMNNSKKLMVKDRLLPFTFAGNLFMVPDDPLGRDGPTLDEFLKKPNRLDTDIGNFLKVWKTLPPSSASASEPSDGADPAPPEGLRNMEEVREEKEERQDDEQREGQGVQEPPEEDALDSSLASVFRAECPSLSEEILRCLSLQDPPDGALDIDLLPAPASPYLGIPWDEKAPCQQVLAHLAQLTIPSNFTALSFFVGFMDSHQDVIPDYEALVGPLHSLLKQKPDWQWDWEHEKAFLALKRALVSALCLTAPNTQLPFRLEVTVSQVALTAVVYQEHSGRKHPVAYTSKPLLPDEESEGPQSGGDSPYAVAWALKHFSRCIGDTPVVLDLSYASRATVDPEAPEGRRLSKAWLIRWSLLVQDKGKRALELTLLQGLLGENRLLTPASSMPRFFQVLPPFSDLSTFVCIHMSGYCFYREDEWCAGFGLYVLSPTSAPVSLSFSCSPYTPTYAHLAAVACGLERFGQSHLPVVFLTHCNWIFSLLWELLPLWRARGFLSSDGAPLPHPSLLSYIISLTSDLSSLPFIYRTSYRGSLFAVTVDTLAKQGAQGGGEWWNLPKDVPIPVVSPHTMGKRPDLLALQLSDSTLADIIAKLQAGQKLSGSSPFSSVFNSLSLDKESGLLMFKGDKRPKVWVVPRQLRRDLIFSVHDLPLGAHQRPEETYKKLRLLGWWPGMQEHVRDYCRSCLFCIPRNLIGSELKVIESVWPLRSTAPWSNLQIEVVGPVTISEEGHKHVLIVADPNTRWVEAFPLKPYTHTAVAQVLLQHVFARWGVPVRLEAAQGPQFARHVLVSCGLALGAQAASLSRDLQFPCLTSSDAYWEFKRALKEFIFLHGKKWAASLPLLHLAFRASSTQATPVQILTGDEVRLSEPLWWEMSSANIEGLKMDVFLLQLIGELLELHWRVTDKASEKAENRRFKRESQEKEWNVGDQVLLLSLPRNGSSAKWVGPFYIGDRLSLSLYRVWGFPTPEKLGCIYPSSLMKAFAKSGTPLSFKVLEQ, encoded by the exons GAGTATCTGAAGGGCCTGTGTAGCCCGGAGCTGTGGAAGGAGGTTCGCTACCCGCAGGCCCTGCACTGCGCCTTCCTTGGGGCCCAGGGCCTCTTCCTCGACTGCCTCTGCTGGAGCACCCTGGCCTACCTGGTGCCTGGTCCCCCCGGCTCCCTGATGGTGGGGGGACTGACCGAGTCTTTCATCATGACCCAGAACTGGCTGGAGGAGCTGGTGGGGCGGCTGCGCTGGGGCCCTGCCGCTCTGCTCACCCCCCGGGGAATCTGGGAGGCTGAAGTGACCAGGGCTTTTGGGGCCCTGGTCTGGATCCGTGGTGACCAGTATGCAGGGGATCTGCTGCAGCTGCCCCCAGCGGTCCAAGAGCTGCTGCTGAGCCTGGTGCGGGACGCTGCAGGCAAGGAAGACATCATCGAGTGGCTCGGCCGCATCGGCACCTCTGAGTCCTGCTCTGACCCCGAGGTGCTGatctgccctccccaccaccagAAGGAAGGCCCGGCCATGGTGTCTGTGGGAGACGGTCCTGGGCCCTTCCTGGAGGTGGGGACTCTCCAGAACAGGAGCCCAGAACATTCAAAGAGATTAACCGGCCTGGGAGCCACCAGGGCCCTGGTCTCGGGCACCCCAGGCCAGAACACACAGCAGGAAACAACCAGCCAGCTGGTAAG GGTCGATTCCAACAGCCAAGGTAGTACCAACAGTGCTCGAGAGGAAGGGCCCGCGCAAGCCACCAGCAGCCAGGACTCTGCAAACCACACACAAGCCCCGTCACAGCAAAGGCAGGTCCAGAGAGTGGAAGATAAACGCCCCTTCCAGCCTCCCGTGTCAGCCCTGAGCATGTGCCCGCCCTGGAAGGCCTGGACCCCGGGGCCAGCGTTTGGGCCCTTGTGGCCAGGGGCTATCGCCGCAACCTTCTGGAGGATCAATGAACTGCACTCTCTCCACCTGGCCTGGCTCCTGTCCCAGGCGTGCTTCAGTTTTCCCTTCTGGCAGAGGCCCCTGGGCCCCATTCAGTTCAAGCTACCAGGGCAGAATCCTTTGCCTTTAAATCTAGAGTGGAAGCAGAAGGAGCTGGTTCCTTTGCCCAGCATGGAAAGCCCAGACTGCAGACCAGATGGGGGACCAGGAGGAGATGCAACCCTACAGAATTGCCCGAGGCCAGAGACCCCCCAAAAAGTCATGAGTTTATTGGTGGTCTCAGGGGGCTCGGGTGTAAAGGACAAGACTAGCCCAGGACTTCCACAGATAGGGCCCCCCTTGACCTCTGCGCCCCAAATGCAAGCTGGAAGCGAGCCAGGGGATCAAGGAAGTGTGCAGTGGGATTGTAAGGGGCCAGAAGAGGGCCCTTCTGTGCTGCCAACAGGGCAAGGCGTGCCTACAGCTCAGGGGGGGTCCGTGGCTCAAGAGGGGCTGACAGGTCAGTCAGCACCCGATGCTCAAACAGTGCCTGAAACTCTCGAAGTGCCCGTGGCTGCGGCAGTGCCCACAGCTCAAACCCCACCCACAGATCAGGGGCTGCCTGCAGTCCCCAAAGTGCCTACAGCGGAGATGATGCTGGCAGTCCCCACAGAACCTGCAGCTCTCAAAGTGCCTTCGGTTCCGACAAAGCCAGCAGCTCAAGGGGGGCCTGCAGCTCAGAAGGCAGCCGCGGGTCAACCGGCATCAGCAGCTCAAATCGTACCTGCGACTCCCAAAACTGCCACAGCTCAGAAAACGCCTGCAGCAAAAACGCCACCTGCAGCAAAAACACCCAAAGCTCAAACTGGGCCTGCAGCTAAAACAGGGTCTATGGCCCCCAAGGGACCTATGGCCCCCAAAGCACCTGCAGCTTCCAAAGCCTCCAGAGGCCCCAAAACACCTGCAGCTCAGAAGACGCCCACAGATCCAGGGCCAAGCCTGGATGCCGCCAAACTCCTGAGCGAGGTGCAGCCTTCGTCAAGGGGCAATGCCTCCTTGCCAAAGGGCCATGGGGAGTCCAGAAGGCAGGGTCCTCAGTCCAGCAGCACCTTGACTTCTGGTAGTCAGCACCAACCTCAGATGGAAGGGCTCCTGGGGGCTTGGGAGGGGGCCCCGAGGCAGCCGCCTCGTCACCCACAGGCAAACAGCACAGTGACCAGCTTCCAGAGGTACCACGAGGCCCTGAATACACCCTTCGAGCTGAACCTGTCGGGGGAACCCGGGAACCAGGGGTTACGGCGAGTGGTCATTGATGGCAGCAGTGTGGCCATGGT GCATGGCCTCCAGCACTTCTTCTCCTGCCGTGGCATTGCCATGGCGGTGCAGTATTTCTGGAACCGGGGACACCGAGAGGTCACTGTGTTTGTACCCACCTGGCAGCTGAAGAAGAACCGGAGGGTGAGAG AGAGCCACTTCCTGACGAAGCTGCACTCCCTCAAGATGCTTTCAATCACCCCCTCCCAGCTCGAGAACGGCAAGAAGATCACCACCTACGATTATAG GTTCATGGTAAAGCTGGCAGAGGAGACAGACGGCATCATTGTCACCAATGAGCAGCTCCACATCCTGATGAATAATTCCAAGAAACTGATGGTCAAAGATCG CCTACTGCCCTTCACCTTTGCGGGGAATCTCTTCATGGTGCCGGATGACCCCCTGGGCCGTGATGGCCCCACCCTGGACGAATTTCTGAAGAAGCCAAACAG GCTAGACACCGACATCGGCAACTTCCTGAAGGTGTGGAAGACGCTTCCTCCCAGCTCGGCCAGCGCCTCTGAGCCAAGTGATGGTGCTGACCCTGCACCTCCGGAGGGTCTGCGGAATATGGAAGAAGTccgggaggagaaggaggagaggcaggacgatgagcagagggaggggcaagggGTGCAGGAGCCGCCTGAAGAAGATGCCCTGGACTCCTCACTGGCATCAGTGTTCAGGGCCGAGTGCCCTTCCCTTTCAGAGGAAATCCTCCGGTGCCTCAGCCTCCAGGACCCTCCTGACGGTGCCCTAGACATCGATCTCCTGCCGGCGCCGGCGTCTCCCTATCTGGGCATCCCCTGGGACGAGAAGGCTCCCTGCCAACAGGTTCTTGCCCACCTGGCCCAGCTGACCATCCCCAGCAACTTCACTGCACTCTCCTTCTTCGTGGGGTTCATGGACTCCCACCAGGATGTCATCCCTGACTATGAAGCCCTCGTGGGCCCCCTGCACAGCCTCCTCAAGCAGAAGCCGGACTGGCAGTGGGACTGGGAGCATGAGAAGGCCTTCTTGGCTCTGAAGCGAGCCCTGGTGTCTGCCCTCTGCCTGACGGCCCCCAACACCCAGCTGCCCTTCCGCCTGGAGGTGACAGTGAGCCAAGTGGCCCTCACGGCCGTTGTCTATCAGGAGCACTCGGGGAGGAAGCACCCCGTAGCCTATACCTCGAAGCCCCTCCTTCCCGATGAGGAGAGCGAGGGCCCCCAGTCAGGGGGAGACAGCCCCTATGCGGTGGCCTGGGCCCTCAAACATTTTTCCCGCTGCATTGGAGACACCCCAGTGGTCCTGGACCTTTCCTATGCCTCCCGGGCCACGGTGGACCCCGAGGCACCAGAGGGCCGCAGACTTTCCAAAGCATGGTTGATCCGATGGTCCCTCTTGGTACAGGACAAAGGCAAGAGAGCCCTGGAATTGACCCTTCTCCAGGGCCTGCTGGGAGAAAACCGACTGCTGACGCCTGCATCCTCGATGCCTCGTTTTTTCCAGGTTCTGCCTCCTTTTTCCGACCTGTCCACTTTTGTCTGCATCCACATGTCGGGCTATTGCTTTTACCGTGAGGACGAGTGGTGTGCTGGCTTTGGTCTCTATGTCCTGTCTCCCACCAGCGcccctgtctccctttccttctcttgctccCCGTACACGCCAACCTATGCCCACCTGGCGGCCGTGGCCTGTGGCCTGGAGCGCTTTGGCCAGTCCCACCTCCCTGTGGTTTTCCTCACGCATTGCAACTGGATCTTCAGCCTCCTCTGGGAGCTCCTGCCCCTGTGGAGGGCTCGAGGCTTCCTCTCCTCGGACGGGGCCCCGCTACCTCACCCGAGCCTGCTGTCCTACATCATCTCGCTCACCTCTGACCTCTCGTCCCTTCCATTCATCTACCGAACCTCCTACCGGGGCTCCCTGTTTGCTGTGACAGTGGACACCCTGGCCAAGCAGGGAGCacaggggggcggggagtggtGGAACTTGCCAAAGGACGTGCCGATCCCTGTAGTATCTCCTCACACCATGGGCAAGAGGCCCGACTTGCTGGCATTACAGCTGAGCGACAGCACTCTGGCCGATATCATCGCCAAGCTGCAGGCCGGGCAGAAATTGTCTGGCTCCTCACCCTTCAGTTCTGTCTTTAACTCACTCAGCCTCGACAAAGAGAGTGGCCTGCTTATGTTCAAGGGGGATAAGAGGCCCAAGGTCTGGGTAGTCCCGAGGCAACTCCGGAGGGACCTGATTTTCTCCGTGCATGACCTTCCCCTGGGCGCCCACCAGAGGCCCGAGGAGACCTACAAGAAGTTGCGTTTGCTGGGGTGGTGGCCCGGGATGCAGGAGCATGTGAGGGACTACTGCCGAAGCTGCCTGTTCTGCATCCCCCGAAATCTCATAGGCAGTGAGCTGAAGGTTATCGAGTCCGTGTGGCCCCTCAGGTCTACCGCCCCCTGGTCCAACCTGCAGATTGAGGTGGTGGGCCCAGTCACCATAAGCGAGGAGGGCCACAAGCACGTGCTGATTGTGGCTGACCCCAACACCAGATGGGTGGAGGCATTCCCCCTGAAGCCCTACACGCACACGGCAGTGGCCCAGGTGCTGCTCCAGCACGTGTTTGCCAGGTGGGGCGTTCCCGTGAGGCTGGAGGCTGCCCAGGGCCCCCAGTTTGCTCGGCATGTCCTGGTGAGCTGTGGGCTGGCCCTGGGAGCCCAGGCAGCCTCCCTGAGCAGGGACCTCCAGTTCCCCTGCCTGACCAGCTCAGACGCCTACTGGGAATTCAAGAGGGCCCTCAAGGAGTTCATCTTCCTGCACGGCAAGAAGTGGGCGGCTTCCCTGCCCCTGCTGCACTTGGCCTTCAGGGCCTCCTCCACCCAGGCCACGCCGGTCCAGATCCTGACGGGGGATGAAGTGAGGCTGAGCGAGCCGCTGTGGTGGGAGATGAGCAGTGCCAATATCGAAGGGCTCAAGATGGATGTCTTCTTGTTGCAGCTCATTGGGGAGCTCTTGGAGCTACACTGGCGGGTGACCGACAAGGCTAGCGAAAAGGCGGAGAATAGGCGTTTCAAGCGGGAGAGTCAGGAGAAGGAGTGGAATGTGGGCGACCAGGTCCTCTTGCTGTCGCTCCCCAGGAACGGCAGCAGTGCCAAATGGGTGGGCCCCTTCTATATCGGGGACCGGCTGAGCCTGTCTCTCTACAGGGTCTGGGGCTTCCCGACTCCAGAGAAGCTTGGGTGCATCTATCCCAGCAGCCTGATGAAGGCCTTTGCCAAGAGCGGCACACCCCTGTCCTTCAAGGTCTTAGAGCAATGA